In Sulfitobacter sp. M39, the following proteins share a genomic window:
- a CDS encoding 5-oxoprolinase subunit B family protein, whose translation MTDFPLIQTVGLSGVLVRFADTMSEPANRAALSFRAAVDAADWPEVTETSTSLVSTFLQIDLVAASVDTLLDRLHDLLATRDWYTSDLPTGRTLWHVPTVYGTDLAPQLEEAAELAGLDPDAAIAQLSQARVRVLTIGFAPGQPYMGELPQNWDIPRQQGLTKSVPAGALIVAIRQLIIFTNASPTGWRHIGQTAFKTFRPRSDTPFALSPGDELCFPSISRAEYDKITAADETGQGGAETEVLA comes from the coding sequence ATGACCGACTTCCCCCTGATCCAGACCGTTGGCCTGTCCGGCGTGCTGGTGCGTTTTGCCGACACGATGTCGGAGCCCGCGAACCGCGCCGCCCTGTCGTTTCGCGCCGCCGTGGATGCCGCCGACTGGCCCGAGGTGACAGAGACGAGCACCTCGCTTGTATCCACCTTCCTGCAGATCGATTTGGTGGCGGCTTCGGTGGACACCCTGCTGGACCGGCTGCACGACCTGCTGGCAACGCGCGACTGGTACACCTCGGACCTGCCGACAGGGCGGACGCTGTGGCATGTGCCAACGGTCTATGGCACCGACCTTGCGCCGCAACTGGAAGAAGCGGCAGAGCTTGCGGGGCTGGACCCCGATGCGGCGATTGCACAGCTGTCGCAGGCGCGCGTACGGGTGCTGACCATCGGCTTTGCCCCCGGCCAGCCCTATATGGGCGAACTGCCGCAGAACTGGGATATTCCGCGCCAGCAGGGGCTGACAAAATCCGTCCCCGCCGGCGCGTTGATCGTGGCGATCCGGCAGCTGATTATCTTCACCAATGCCTCCCCAACCGGCTGGCGCCACATCGGGCAGACCGCGTTCAAGACCTTCCGCCCGCGCAGCGACACGCCCTTTGCCCTCTCACCGGGGGACGAGCTGTGCTTTCCCTCCATATCGCGCGCCGAGTATGACAAGATCACCGCGGCGGATGAAACCGGTCAGGGCGGCGCAGAGACAGAGGTGCTGGCATGA
- a CDS encoding biotin-dependent carboxyltransferase family protein, whose amino-acid sequence MTATLTIAQAGPALTIQDMGRPGWRAQGLTKGGAADPVALYEGAALLGQSPELAVIEMTGTGGTFTADADIRIALTGATMAASIDGDAIVWNASHMLPAGAKLTIGGTTGGTYGYLHVGGGIASDTLLGARASHLSAGLGQPLAAGDALPLAADKSRETGLQLPRDSRFDGGTVRVVASMQTDHFTADERKRFETTAFTRDPRANRMGVRMDHDVTGFSAEGGLSILSEVIVPGDIQITGDGAPFVLMGECQTTGGYPRIGTVIPRDLPRVAQAASGTAIRFEFITLEQAITLETQHRQDIKALGGKVTPLVRDPAKIRNLLAYQLVGGAISATDNPFEEEH is encoded by the coding sequence ATGACTGCGACCCTCACCATTGCCCAAGCCGGCCCCGCTTTGACGATACAGGATATGGGCCGCCCCGGTTGGCGTGCCCAAGGGCTGACCAAGGGCGGTGCCGCCGATCCCGTGGCGCTTTACGAAGGGGCCGCCCTGCTTGGCCAATCGCCCGAGCTTGCCGTGATAGAGATGACAGGCACCGGCGGGACCTTCACGGCCGACGCCGACATCCGTATCGCCCTGACAGGGGCCACCATGGCCGCCAGCATCGACGGGGATGCCATCGTCTGGAACGCCAGCCACATGCTGCCCGCTGGGGCAAAGCTGACCATTGGCGGCACCACGGGCGGCACCTATGGCTATCTGCATGTGGGCGGGGGCATCGCCTCTGACACACTGCTGGGGGCGCGGGCCAGCCACCTGAGCGCAGGTCTGGGCCAGCCGCTTGCTGCGGGCGACGCGCTACCCCTTGCGGCGGACAAGTCGCGCGAAACGGGGCTGCAACTGCCCCGCGACAGTCGTTTTGATGGCGGCACCGTGCGCGTCGTGGCCAGCATGCAGACCGACCACTTTACCGCTGATGAACGCAAACGCTTCGAAACCACCGCCTTTACCCGCGACCCGCGTGCCAACCGCATGGGCGTGCGCATGGACCACGACGTCACCGGCTTCAGCGCCGAGGGCGGCCTGTCCATCCTGTCCGAGGTCATCGTGCCCGGCGACATCCAGATCACCGGCGACGGCGCACCTTTCGTGCTGATGGGCGAATGCCAGACCACCGGCGGCTATCCCCGCATCGGCACCGTGATTCCCCGCGACCTGCCCCGCGTGGCGCAAGCCGCATCGGGTACCGCGATCCGGTTCGAATTCATCACGCTGGAACAGGCCATCACGCTCGAGACACAGCACCGCCAAGATATCAAGGCGCTTGGCGGGAAGGTCACACCGCTGGTCCGCGACCCTGCCAAAATCCGCAACCTGCTGGCCTATCAGCTGGTGGGGGGCGCGATCTCTGCCACCGACAACCCCTTTGAAGAGGAGCATTAA
- a CDS encoding TRAP transporter substrate-binding protein: MKRTTTLMTGVATAALTVTTALPAFAAEKWDMPMAYSASNFHSENGVEFANCVTEGTAGEIEITVHPGGSLIAGADIKRAIQTGQVQLGERILSGHQNENAIFGFDSIPFLAPSFEASDKLWQAAKPKIEELLAEQNLTLLYNVPWPPQGLYFKKEVKTIEDMKGVKFRSYNNATSRLAELTGMLPVTIEAAELSQAFATGVAESMISSGATGYDQKVWESLTHFYEVDAWLPRNYIMVNNDVWNDVSDENKAIITTCASDAETRGLQASKDYTQFTYDGLREGGMTVEPASEDLMSGLRDIGGTMTSEWLENAGEDGQAIVDSYKSMQ, translated from the coding sequence ATGAAACGGACCACCACATTGATGACAGGCGTCGCGACCGCCGCCCTGACGGTCACCACCGCACTGCCCGCTTTCGCGGCTGAGAAATGGGACATGCCGATGGCCTATTCGGCGTCGAACTTCCATTCCGAGAACGGCGTTGAATTCGCTAACTGCGTGACCGAAGGCACCGCGGGCGAGATCGAGATCACCGTGCACCCCGGCGGGTCGCTGATCGCGGGTGCCGACATCAAACGCGCGATCCAGACCGGTCAGGTCCAGCTGGGCGAACGCATCCTGTCGGGGCACCAGAATGAAAACGCGATCTTCGGCTTTGATTCCATCCCCTTCCTCGCGCCGTCCTTCGAGGCGTCCGACAAGCTGTGGCAAGCCGCGAAACCCAAGATCGAAGAGCTGCTGGCAGAGCAGAACCTGACGCTGCTTTATAACGTGCCATGGCCGCCACAGGGCCTGTACTTCAAGAAAGAGGTCAAGACGATCGAGGACATGAAGGGCGTCAAGTTCCGGTCCTATAACAACGCCACCAGCCGTCTGGCAGAGCTGACCGGCATGCTGCCCGTCACCATCGAAGCCGCCGAGCTGAGCCAGGCTTTCGCCACTGGCGTTGCGGAATCCATGATCTCGTCCGGTGCGACCGGCTATGACCAGAAAGTCTGGGAAAGCCTGACCCATTTCTACGAGGTCGACGCCTGGCTGCCGCGCAACTACATCATGGTAAACAACGACGTGTGGAACGATGTCTCGGACGAGAACAAGGCGATCATCACCACCTGTGCCAGCGATGCGGAAACGCGCGGGCTGCAAGCCTCCAAGGATTATACGCAGTTCACCTATGACGGGCTGCGCGAAGGCGGCATGACCGTGGAACCCGCCAGCGAAGATCTGATGTCCGGCCTGCGCGATATTGGCGGCACCATGACCTCCGAATGGCTGGAGAATGCAGGCGAGGACGGTCAGGCGATCGTCGATAGCTACAAATCCATGCAGTAA
- a CDS encoding putative quinol monooxygenase, producing the protein MSEIIEWVLEMDVRDGQGDNVQPLLEEMVQAAEADEPRTLHCEFYMSDDRRTCTVLERYADNAAVMAHFAQFGGRFADRFTELFMPVRLTVYGPATAAVMSVLAGYGGVRLDRVAGFHR; encoded by the coding sequence ATGAGCGAAATTATCGAATGGGTCCTCGAGATGGACGTGCGGGATGGTCAGGGCGACAATGTCCAACCGTTGCTTGAGGAAATGGTACAGGCTGCAGAGGCAGACGAACCGCGTACGCTGCATTGCGAATTCTACATGTCCGACGACCGACGCACCTGCACTGTGCTGGAACGTTATGCGGACAACGCAGCCGTGATGGCGCATTTTGCGCAGTTCGGTGGCCGCTTTGCTGACCGGTTTACAGAGCTGTTCATGCCGGTGCGTTTAACCGTCTACGGTCCTGCCACCGCCGCGGTGATGTCCGTGCTTGCGGGCTATGGCGGTGTGCGGCTTGACCGCGTGGCAGGGTTCCACCGCTAA
- the dapF gene encoding diaminopimelate epimerase: protein MYSDLTNGLPFMKMHGLGNDFVVLDARQKVVLDARLKDVLDARTDGTPALPKVTPALAQAIGHRQFGVGFDQLAVITNGAADAHLTFFNADGSTSAACGNATRCIARFLMEETGKTQLHLTTDRGDLAARDAGNGLTSVNMGHPQLDWDEIPLAHQMDTLELPIDGAPTATGMGNPHCTFFVDDVDAIDLPAFGPGIEHHALYPERTNVQIAQIVGPDHIRMRVWERGVGITLASGSSSCATAVAAARRGLTGRAVRIDLDGGTLHIDWREDGVWMTGPSAHVFSGVLTPSFLESLT, encoded by the coding sequence ATGTATAGTGATCTGACCAACGGTTTGCCCTTCATGAAGATGCATGGGCTGGGCAATGATTTCGTCGTGCTGGATGCGCGCCAAAAAGTCGTGCTGGATGCGCGCCTGAAAGATGTGCTGGATGCGCGTACCGACGGCACCCCGGCGCTCCCGAAGGTGACCCCTGCCCTTGCGCAGGCCATCGGACATCGCCAGTTCGGCGTGGGCTTCGACCAGCTGGCCGTGATCACCAATGGCGCGGCTGATGCGCATCTGACGTTCTTCAACGCTGACGGCTCTACCTCTGCCGCTTGCGGCAATGCCACGCGCTGCATCGCACGGTTCCTGATGGAGGAAACCGGCAAGACCCAGCTGCACCTGACCACCGACCGCGGCGATCTGGCGGCGCGGGATGCCGGCAATGGGCTGACATCGGTCAACATGGGTCATCCGCAGCTTGACTGGGACGAAATTCCGCTGGCACACCAGATGGATACGCTTGAGCTGCCGATTGACGGCGCGCCGACTGCCACCGGCATGGGTAACCCCCATTGCACCTTCTTTGTCGATGATGTTGACGCGATTGATCTGCCCGCCTTTGGCCCCGGTATCGAGCATCACGCGCTCTACCCCGAACGCACCAATGTGCAGATCGCCCAGATCGTCGGCCCCGACCACATCCGTATGCGCGTGTGGGAACGGGGTGTGGGCATCACGCTGGCCTCCGGCTCCTCCAGTTGTGCGACGGCCGTGGCAGCGGCGCGCAGAGGGCTGACAGGACGCGCTGTGCGTATTGATCTGGACGGTGGCACGCTGCACATCGACTGGCGCGAGGATGGCGTCTGGATGACCGGCCCGTCGGCCCATGTCTTCAGCGGCGTCCTGACCCCTTCGTTTCTGGAAAGCCTGACATGA
- a CDS encoding TRAP transporter small permease produces MNILRRLLDFIYFASGALAAVSLVAILLLIVVQMVARWTGEVFPGAASYAGYAMAAASFLAFANALNRGAHIRVSVLLNALPAGPKRLLEIWCFGLAAAIAWYFTYYAYWFVYWSWKFNEVSQSQDATSLWIPQSVMVVGGGILAIALTDNLLYLIVKGEHRLTRDLVDQSFGE; encoded by the coding sequence ATGAACATCCTGCGACGCCTGCTTGATTTCATCTATTTCGCATCTGGTGCCCTGGCTGCCGTCAGTCTTGTCGCGATCCTGCTGCTGATCGTGGTGCAGATGGTTGCCCGCTGGACCGGCGAGGTTTTCCCCGGTGCGGCAAGCTATGCCGGCTATGCGATGGCCGCCGCCAGCTTCCTCGCCTTTGCCAACGCGCTGAACCGTGGCGCGCATATCCGCGTTTCGGTGCTGCTGAACGCCCTGCCCGCAGGCCCGAAACGGCTGCTTGAAATATGGTGCTTCGGCCTTGCCGCGGCGATTGCGTGGTATTTCACCTACTACGCCTATTGGTTCGTCTACTGGTCGTGGAAGTTCAACGAAGTCAGCCAGTCGCAAGACGCCACATCCTTGTGGATTCCGCAGTCGGTGATGGTTGTGGGCGGCGGCATCCTTGCCATCGCGCTGACCGATAACCTGCTCTATCTGATCGTAAAAGGCGAACACCGTCTCACCCGCGATCTTGTCGATCAAAGTTTTGGGGAGTGA
- a CDS encoding TRAP transporter large permease, whose translation MTELYAIILFITVLLFLLGTGVWVGLALMGVAWFGMELFTTRPVGDAMVTTIWASSSSWTLTALPLFIWMGEILFRTRLSEDMFKGLSPWLAKLPGGLVHTNIVGCTVFAAVSGSSAATLSTVGKMSIPELRARNYPEKMIIGTLAGAATLGLMIPPSLALIVYGVTVNESITELFFAGVLPGLILALMFMAYVAFIALTSKDWNPSVETGMSFAAKLRNSRFLLPVFGLISVVIGSMYLGYATATEAAAIGVLGSLALALMQGSLNWTSFQESLMGAMRTSAMIALILAGAAFLKLSMGFTGLPRALADGIAALELTRFQLLMALLVFYIVLGMFLDGISSVVLTMAVVEPMVRGAGIDLIWFGIFVVVVVEMAQITPPIGFNLFVLQGMTDHEMGYITKAALPMFLIMVVMVFILIFFPDIATWLPENLRQVPQ comes from the coding sequence GTGACGGAACTTTACGCGATCATTCTGTTTATCACTGTGCTGCTGTTCTTGCTGGGCACCGGCGTCTGGGTTGGTCTGGCGCTGATGGGCGTCGCCTGGTTCGGGATGGAGCTGTTTACCACTCGCCCCGTCGGCGATGCCATGGTCACGACGATCTGGGCCTCGTCCAGCTCGTGGACGCTGACCGCACTACCGCTGTTCATCTGGATGGGCGAAATTCTGTTCAGGACACGTCTATCCGAGGATATGTTCAAAGGGCTGTCGCCGTGGCTGGCAAAATTGCCGGGCGGGTTGGTGCATACCAATATCGTCGGCTGCACGGTCTTTGCTGCCGTTTCAGGGTCTTCTGCCGCGACGCTGTCGACCGTGGGTAAAATGTCGATCCCCGAACTGCGGGCGCGCAACTATCCCGAAAAGATGATCATCGGCACGCTGGCCGGTGCCGCCACGCTGGGTCTGATGATCCCGCCCTCGCTCGCGCTGATCGTCTATGGCGTCACCGTGAACGAAAGCATCACCGAACTGTTCTTTGCCGGCGTCCTGCCGGGGCTTATTCTGGCGCTGATGTTCATGGCCTATGTCGCCTTTATCGCGCTGACCTCGAAGGACTGGAACCCCAGCGTCGAGACAGGGATGAGCTTTGCCGCCAAACTGCGCAACTCGCGCTTTCTGCTGCCGGTCTTCGGGCTGATCTCGGTGGTGATCGGGTCGATGTATCTGGGCTACGCCACCGCGACAGAGGCGGCGGCCATCGGTGTGCTGGGGTCGCTGGCGCTGGCGTTGATGCAGGGGTCGCTGAACTGGACCAGCTTTCAGGAAAGCCTGATGGGGGCAATGCGCACCTCTGCCATGATCGCGCTGATCCTTGCGGGTGCGGCGTTTCTTAAACTGTCGATGGGCTTTACCGGCCTGCCGCGTGCGCTGGCGGACGGGATTGCAGCGCTTGAACTGACGCGCTTTCAACTGCTGATGGCGCTGCTGGTATTCTATATCGTGCTGGGCATGTTCCTTGATGGAATTTCGTCGGTCGTACTGACGATGGCTGTGGTTGAACCCATGGTGCGCGGTGCGGGGATCGACTTGATCTGGTTCGGTATCTTTGTTGTGGTCGTCGTTGAAATGGCGCAGATCACGCCGCCGATCGGGTTCAATCTGTTCGTGCTGCAAGGCATGACGGATCACGAGATGGGGTATATTACCAAAGCCGCCTTGCCGATGTTCCTGATCATGGTGGTGATGGTCTTTATCCTGATCTTCTTCCCCGACATCGCGACCTGGCTGCCCGAAAATCTAAGGCAGGTGCCCCAATGA
- the petB gene encoding cytochrome b, with protein MAGIPHDHYEPKSNGEKWLHTRLPVVGLLYDTLMIPTPKNLNWMWIWGIVLTFCLALQIVTGIVLAMHYTPHVDVAFSSVEHIMRNVNGGYMLRYLHMNGASLFFVAVYAHIFRGLYYGSYKAPREITWIVGMLIYLLMMATGFMGYVLPWGQMSFWGATVITGLFGAIPFIGESLQTLLLGGPAVDNATLNRFFSLHYLLPFVIAGLVIVHIWAFHTTGNNNPTGVEVRRTSKEDAEKDTLPFWPYFVMKDLFALAVILVVFFAIVGFMPNYLGHPDNYIEANPLSTPAHIVPEWYFLPFYAILRAFTAEVWVVQIASFVTGGIIDAKFFGVLAMFGAIAVMALVPWLDTSSVRSGRYRPMFKWWFALLVIDFFALMWLGAMPAEEPYASFSLIASAYWFAYFLVILPLLGVIEKPAPQPETIEADFDAHYAPKTGGTKTLVKPAE; from the coding sequence ATGGCTGGAATTCCTCACGACCATTACGAGCCGAAATCTAACGGAGAGAAGTGGCTGCACACCCGTCTTCCCGTTGTTGGGCTGCTGTACGACACACTGATGATCCCGACACCGAAGAACCTGAACTGGATGTGGATCTGGGGCATTGTTCTGACGTTCTGTCTGGCACTGCAAATCGTGACCGGCATCGTGCTGGCGATGCACTACACTCCCCATGTCGATGTCGCGTTCTCGAGCGTTGAACACATCATGCGGAACGTGAACGGCGGCTACATGCTGCGCTATCTTCACATGAATGGCGCGTCGCTGTTCTTTGTTGCGGTCTATGCGCACATCTTCCGCGGCCTGTACTACGGGTCGTATAAAGCGCCACGTGAAATCACCTGGATCGTCGGCATGCTGATCTATCTTCTGATGATGGCAACCGGCTTTATGGGCTATGTTCTGCCTTGGGGTCAGATGTCGTTCTGGGGTGCAACGGTTATCACCGGTCTGTTCGGTGCGATCCCGTTCATCGGGGAAAGCCTGCAAACGCTTCTGCTGGGCGGGCCTGCGGTCGACAACGCCACGCTGAACCGTTTCTTCAGCTTGCACTATCTGCTGCCCTTCGTGATTGCCGGTCTGGTGATCGTGCACATCTGGGCCTTCCACACCACCGGGAACAACAACCCCACGGGGGTCGAGGTCCGTCGCACAAGCAAGGAAGACGCAGAGAAAGACACGCTGCCCTTCTGGCCCTACTTCGTGATGAAAGACCTGTTCGCGCTGGCCGTGATCCTGGTTGTTTTCTTTGCGATTGTTGGCTTCATGCCGAACTATCTGGGCCACCCCGATAACTATATCGAGGCGAACCCGCTTTCGACGCCTGCGCACATTGTGCCTGAATGGTACTTCCTGCCGTTCTACGCGATCCTGCGTGCCTTTACTGCCGAAGTCTGGGTCGTTCAGATTGCGTCCTTCGTGACCGGTGGCATCATCGACGCCAAGTTCTTTGGTGTTCTGGCGATGTTCGGTGCGATCGCGGTGATGGCACTGGTGCCTTGGCTGGACACATCCTCGGTGCGTTCGGGCCGCTATCGTCCCATGTTCAAATGGTGGTTCGCGCTGCTGGTCATCGACTTCTTCGCGCTGATGTGGCTGGGTGCCATGCCTGCGGAAGAGCCATATGCCAGCTTCTCGCTGATCGCGTCGGCCTATTGGTTCGCATACTTCCTGGTGATCCTGCCGCTTCTGGGTGTGATCGAGAAACCAGCGCCGCAGCCTGAAACCATCGAAGCCGACTTTGACGCGCATTACGCGCCAAAAACCGGCGGCACCAAGACGCTGGTCAAGCCAGCAGAGTAA
- the mtaB gene encoding tRNA (N(6)-L-threonylcarbamoyladenosine(37)-C(2))-methylthiotransferase MtaB, with the protein MSAPIFSNHGCRLNAYETEAMKELAEQAGLKDAVIVNTCAVTAEAVRKARQDIRKLRKANPDARLIVTGCAAQTEPETFTKMAEVDAVIGNTEKMVGATWQGLAADFIGETEALQVDDIMSVTETAGHLIDGFGTRSRAYVQVQNGCDHRCTFCIIPYGRGNSRSVPAGVVVDQIKRLVDKGFNEVVLTGVDLTSWGADLPATPKLGDLVMRILRLVPDLPRLRISSIDSIEVDENLMQAIATEPRLMPHLHLSLQHGDDMILKRMKRRHLRDDAIGFAQEARKLRPDMTFGADIIAGFPTETDAMFDNSLKLVTDCDLTWLHVFPYSAREGTPAARMPAVNGTLIKERAAQLRAAGDAQVARHLAAQQGRAHQVLMESPTMGRTEQFTETHFATHQTEGAIVSATITGQNAGHLLAV; encoded by the coding sequence ATGAGCGCTCCAATCTTCTCGAATCACGGCTGCCGCCTGAACGCCTATGAGACAGAGGCGATGAAGGAACTGGCCGAACAGGCTGGCCTGAAAGACGCGGTGATCGTCAACACCTGCGCCGTCACCGCCGAGGCGGTGCGCAAGGCCCGCCAGGACATCCGCAAGCTGCGCAAGGCCAACCCCGACGCGCGTTTGATCGTCACCGGCTGCGCCGCCCAGACCGAACCGGAGACCTTCACCAAGATGGCAGAGGTCGACGCGGTGATCGGCAACACCGAAAAGATGGTCGGCGCAACGTGGCAGGGATTGGCGGCTGATTTCATCGGCGAGACAGAGGCGCTGCAGGTCGATGATATCATGTCGGTGACCGAAACGGCGGGGCATCTGATTGACGGATTCGGCACGCGCAGCCGGGCCTATGTGCAGGTCCAGAACGGCTGCGATCACCGTTGTACCTTCTGCATCATCCCCTATGGCCGCGGCAATTCCCGCTCGGTTCCTGCGGGGGTCGTGGTGGATCAGATCAAGCGGCTGGTCGACAAGGGCTTTAACGAAGTCGTTCTGACCGGCGTGGACCTGACCAGTTGGGGTGCGGACCTTCCCGCGACGCCCAAGCTGGGGGATCTGGTGATGCGCATCCTGCGGCTGGTGCCCGACTTGCCGCGCTTGCGCATCAGCTCCATCGATTCGATCGAGGTAGACGAAAATCTGATGCAGGCCATCGCCACCGAGCCCCGCTTGATGCCGCACCTGCATCTGTCCTTGCAGCACGGCGACGACATGATCCTGAAACGGATGAAACGTCGGCATCTGCGCGACGATGCGATCGGCTTCGCCCAAGAGGCCCGCAAACTTCGCCCCGACATGACCTTTGGGGCCGATATCATCGCCGGTTTCCCGACCGAAACCGACGCGATGTTCGATAACTCGCTCAAGCTGGTGACGGACTGCGATCTGACATGGCTGCATGTCTTCCCCTATTCGGCGCGCGAAGGCACGCCCGCGGCACGGATGCCCGCAGTGAACGGCACGCTGATCAAGGAACGCGCGGCGCAGCTACGTGCTGCGGGTGACGCGCAGGTCGCGCGCCATTTGGCGGCCCAACAAGGACGCGCCCATCAGGTGTTGATGGAAAGCCCCACCATGGGCCGGACCGAACAATTTACCGAAACCCATTTTGCCACCCACCAGACCGAGGGCGCGATCGTTTCGGCCACGATCACCGGCCAGAACGCAGGGCATCTGCTGGCTGTGTGA
- a CDS encoding LamB/YcsF family protein: protein MPTVDLNADMGESFGPWKMGDDAALLQIISSANIACGGHAGDADVMSATMALARDNGVGIGAHPGFMDLAGFGRNRMLVPRATLQNQVRYQVAASVGMARSLGTSVRHLKLHGALANMASEDEVLARDLYEAALSVAPDLIVMVLAATAQQDAVQSLGCKWAGEIFADRAYNDDATLVDRSKPGAVIHDAALAGERMVKMVKAGAILTEGGQTIPAAIDTICLHGDTPEAVDIARAVKSSLQEAGIALKCFEGHTG from the coding sequence ATGCCGACCGTCGATCTGAATGCCGATATGGGCGAAAGCTTTGGCCCGTGGAAAATGGGCGATGATGCCGCTTTGTTGCAAATCATAAGCTCTGCCAACATCGCCTGTGGCGGCCATGCGGGCGACGCCGATGTGATGTCTGCCACAATGGCGCTGGCGCGTGACAATGGCGTCGGCATCGGCGCGCACCCCGGTTTCATGGATTTGGCCGGTTTTGGCCGCAACCGCATGTTGGTGCCACGGGCCACGCTGCAAAATCAGGTCCGCTATCAGGTCGCCGCCAGTGTCGGCATGGCGCGCAGCCTTGGCACATCGGTGCGCCACCTGAAACTGCACGGCGCGCTCGCCAATATGGCGTCCGAGGATGAGGTGCTGGCCCGTGACCTTTATGAGGCCGCGCTAAGCGTCGCGCCTGATCTGATCGTCATGGTGCTGGCCGCCACGGCACAGCAGGACGCGGTGCAATCGCTTGGCTGTAAATGGGCCGGAGAGATCTTTGCCGACCGCGCCTATAACGACGACGCGACGCTGGTCGACCGCTCTAAACCCGGTGCGGTGATTCACGATGCGGCACTGGCGGGCGAACGGATGGTCAAAATGGTCAAAGCCGGTGCGATTCTGACCGAGGGCGGCCAAACAATTCCCGCCGCGATCGATACCATCTGTCTGCACGGCGACACCCCCGAAGCCGTCGACATTGCCCGTGCGGTTAAATCCTCGCTGCAAGAAGCCGGGATCGCGCTGAAATGTTTTGAAGGCCATACGGGCTAA
- a CDS encoding cytochrome c1, producing MTMIKKTFLSAVVALGFAGSAAFAAGGEAHVEDFDFSFEGPFGAFDANQLQRGLQIYTEVCSACHGMKFVPIRTLSDEGGPHLPEDQVRAYAANFDIFDAELDDTRPGTPVDHFPESALETAPDLSLMAKKRAGFHGPYGLGINQFFKGIGGPEYIASLMIGYEEAPACAPEDFPGHYNTAFPSGGIPESCKDEHGHATVEGSWIAMAPPLYGDDVTYNDGHASDLHHEAEDVAAFLMWTAEPKLMARKQAGFAGVLFLTLLSVLLYLTNKRLWAPVKHKED from the coding sequence ATGACAATGATCAAGAAAACCTTCCTTTCGGCTGTTGTCGCCTTGGGCTTTGCAGGTTCCGCTGCTTTCGCCGCCGGTGGCGAAGCGCATGTCGAAGACTTTGACTTCTCTTTCGAAGGGCCGTTCGGGGCCTTCGATGCCAACCAGCTGCAACGCGGTCTGCAAATCTATACCGAGGTCTGCTCTGCCTGCCACGGTATGAAGTTTGTGCCGATCCGTACGCTTTCGGATGAAGGTGGCCCCCACCTTCCCGAAGATCAGGTCCGTGCCTATGCGGCGAACTTTGATATCTTCGACGCCGAGCTGGACGACACACGCCCCGGCACGCCGGTTGACCATTTCCCCGAGTCCGCGTTGGAAACCGCGCCGGACCTCAGCTTGATGGCCAAAAAGCGCGCCGGTTTCCACGGACCTTACGGTCTGGGGATCAACCAGTTCTTCAAAGGCATCGGTGGGCCCGAATACATCGCGTCCCTGATGATCGGCTACGAAGAAGCGCCTGCCTGTGCCCCCGAGGATTTCCCCGGCCACTACAACACGGCCTTCCCAAGCGGCGGTATCCCCGAGTCCTGTAAGGACGAGCATGGTCACGCCACAGTCGAAGGCAGCTGGATCGCAATGGCACCCCCGTTGTACGGTGATGACGTGACCTATAACGACGGCCACGCCTCTGACCTGCACCACGAAGCCGAAGACGTTGCAGCCTTCCTTATGTGGACAGCCGAGCCCAAGTTGATGGCACGCAAGCAAGCCGGTTTTGCTGGCGTTCTGTTCCTGACACTTCTGTCGGTCCTGCTGTATCTGACCAACAAACGTCTTTGGGCCCCTGTGAAGCACAAGGAAGACTAA